In Sebaldella termitidis ATCC 33386, one DNA window encodes the following:
- the rplN gene encoding 50S ribosomal protein L14: protein MVQQQTVLNVADNTGAKKIMVIRVLGGSRRRFGRIGDIVVASVKEAIPNGNVKKGDVVKAVVVRTRKELKRADGSYIKFDDNAAVVLNANLEIRGTRIFGPVARELRAKNFMRIVSLAPEVL from the coding sequence ATGGTTCAACAACAAACAGTACTTAATGTTGCTGATAATACGGGTGCCAAAAAAATTATGGTAATCAGAGTTCTTGGCGGATCAAGAAGAAGATTCGGAAGAATCGGAGATATCGTAGTAGCCTCTGTTAAAGAAGCTATTCCTAATGGAAACGTAAAAAAGGGAGATGTCGTTAAGGCAGTTGTAGTAAGAACAAGAAAAGAATTAAAAAGAGCAGACGGTTCATATATAAAGTTTGATGACAACGCAGCAGTTGTATTAAACGCTAACCTTGAAATAAGAGGAACAAGAATATTTGGCCCAGTGGCAAGAGAATTGAGAGCGAAAAACTTTATGAGAATAGTATCTCTTGCACCAGAAGTATTATAG
- the rplO gene encoding 50S ribosomal protein L15: protein MNINELRPSEGSKKGRRRVGRGHGSGWGKTAGKGHNGQKQRSGSYVSPAFEGGQMPLIRRIPKRGFSNSPFKKDLIVLNIKDIVNRFEDGEEVSIATLADNGIIKNARFIKKYSDEKLRNLKGRKLVKEYLEENIDSYVKEKDFKSILKIIGEAEVTKKLNFKVHRISEKTKELVEKAGGKVEILEIKSYSTVAGNNKKEEK, encoded by the coding sequence ATGAACATAAATGAGTTAAGACCTTCAGAGGGTTCGAAAAAAGGAAGAAGAAGAGTAGGAAGAGGACACGGATCTGGTTGGGGAAAAACAGCCGGAAAAGGTCACAACGGTCAGAAGCAGAGATCAGGAAGTTATGTATCTCCAGCTTTTGAAGGCGGACAAATGCCTTTGATCAGAAGAATTCCAAAAAGAGGGTTCAGTAATTCACCATTTAAAAAAGATTTAATAGTATTAAATATTAAAGATATAGTAAACAGATTTGAAGATGGAGAAGAAGTTAGTATTGCTACATTAGCAGATAACGGAATCATAAAAAATGCCAGATTCATAAAAAAATACAGCGATGAAAAACTAAGAAACCTTAAAGGTAGAAAATTAGTAAAGGAATATCTTGAAGAAAATATCGATTCTTATGTAAAAGAAAAAGATTTCAAAAGTATTCTGAAAATCATCGGAGAAGCAGAAGTTACTAAAAAATTAAATTTCAAAGTTCACAGAATTTCTGAAAAAACTAAGGAATTAGTGGAAAAAGCTGGGGGAAAAGTAGAAATTTTAGAAATAAAATCTTATTCTACTGTTGCCGGGAACAATAAAAAAGAGGAAAAGTAA
- the infA gene encoding translation initiation factor IF-1 gives MAKQDVIELEGEILEALPNAMFKIKLENGHEILGHISGKMRMHYIKILPGDKVTVEISPYDLSRGRIIYRKK, from the coding sequence ATGGCAAAACAAGACGTAATAGAATTAGAGGGCGAAATTCTCGAAGCATTGCCAAATGCGATGTTTAAGATAAAGCTGGAGAACGGACACGAGATTCTAGGACATATCTCAGGAAAAATGAGAATGCACTACATAAAAATTCTTCCCGGCGATAAGGTAACAGTGGAGATTTCTCCGTATGACCTTTCCAGAGGTAGAATAATTTACAGAAAGAAATAA
- the rplR gene encoding 50S ribosomal protein L18: MVKKLNRNKARQKKHGRIRNKIVGTAERPRLSVFRSLTNIFVQVIDDSTGKTIASASSIDKELKADIAKGGNMDAAKKIGEAIAKRAIDKGITEVVFDRSGYVYTGRVKALADAAREAGLKF; encoded by the coding sequence GTGGTAAAAAAATTAAATAGAAATAAAGCTAGACAAAAAAAGCACGGTAGAATCAGAAACAAAATAGTTGGAACTGCTGAAAGACCTAGATTATCTGTTTTCAGAAGCTTAACTAATATTTTTGTTCAAGTAATAGATGATTCAACTGGAAAAACTATTGCATCTGCGTCAAGTATTGACAAAGAACTAAAAGCCGATATAGCTAAAGGCGGAAATATGGATGCTGCTAAAAAAATAGGCGAAGCAATAGCAAAAAGAGCAATAGACAAAGGAATCACTGAAGTGGTATTCGACAGATCAGGATATGTTTATACTGGTAGAGTGAAAGCCCTAGCAGATGCTGCAAGAGAAGCAGGATTAAAATTCTAG
- the rpsM gene encoding 30S ribosomal protein S13: protein MARIAGVDIPRNKRVEISLTYIFGIGRSTANKILEKANVDKNIKVKDLSEEQVGQIRTIVDEFKIEGELRKEIRLNIKRLMDIKSYRGLRHRNGLPVRGQKTKTNARTRKGPVKAAVAKKK, encoded by the coding sequence TTGGCTAGAATCGCAGGAGTAGATATTCCTAGAAATAAAAGAGTAGAGATTTCACTGACATACATTTTTGGAATAGGAAGAAGTACTGCTAACAAAATTTTAGAAAAAGCGAATGTTGATAAAAATATCAAGGTTAAGGACTTGTCAGAAGAGCAGGTTGGACAAATCAGAACAATCGTTGATGAGTTCAAAATCGAAGGTGAACTTAGAAAAGAAATAAGACTTAACATTAAAAGACTTATGGATATAAAAAGCTACAGAGGCTTAAGACACAGAAACGGACTTCCGGTAAGAGGACAAAAGACAAAGACAAATGCAAGAACAAGAAAAGGACCGGTAAAAGCTGCCGTAGCTAAGAAAAAATAA
- the rplX gene encoding 50S ribosomal protein L24 codes for MIKSKVKSVPKKLHVKTGDMVVVVSGRSKDAAEKPGDKDKVGKVLRVMRSTGKVVVEGVNVRKKYIKPNQMNPQGEVVEKEMPIFASKVMLWDEKAKKGTRVRKEIKNDKKVRISVVSGKEI; via the coding sequence GTGATAAAATCAAAAGTAAAATCAGTACCTAAAAAATTACATGTGAAAACAGGAGATATGGTAGTAGTAGTAAGCGGAAGATCAAAGGATGCTGCTGAAAAGCCAGGAGACAAGGATAAAGTGGGAAAAGTGCTAAGAGTAATGAGAAGCACAGGAAAAGTAGTTGTTGAGGGTGTAAATGTAAGAAAGAAATATATTAAACCTAATCAAATGAACCCACAAGGTGAAGTTGTAGAGAAAGAAATGCCTATTTTTGCATCAAAAGTAATGCTTTGGGATGAAAAAGCAAAAAAAGGTACTAGAGTAAGAAAAGAAATCAAAAATGATAAAAAAGTAAGAATTTCAGTAGTTTCTGGAAAAGAAATATAG
- the rpmD gene encoding 50S ribosomal protein L30 produces MSKIRVTLVKGINGRKPNHVETVKSLGLRKIGHSALHEKTADIEGKIKLVSYLLQVEEV; encoded by the coding sequence ATGTCTAAAATTAGAGTAACGCTAGTAAAAGGAATTAATGGAAGAAAACCTAACCATGTCGAAACTGTTAAATCACTTGGCCTGAGAAAAATAGGGCACAGTGCATTACATGAAAAAACAGCGGATATAGAAGGAAAAATAAAATTAGTTTCTTATTTACTTCAAGTAGAGGAGGTTTAG
- the rpsK gene encoding 30S ribosomal protein S11 yields MAKKTSVTSKKKKLKNIPNGIAYIHSTFNNTVVTITDTEGKVVIWKSGGTSGFKGTKKGTPFAAQIAAEQAAVTAMENGMKQVEVKIKGPGSGREASIRSIQAAGLEVTKIVDITPVPHNGARPPKKRRP; encoded by the coding sequence GTGGCTAAGAAGACATCAGTAACTTCTAAAAAGAAAAAATTAAAAAATATTCCTAACGGAATAGCATATATACATTCTACATTTAATAATACTGTAGTAACTATAACTGACACTGAAGGAAAAGTAGTTATATGGAAATCAGGCGGAACGTCTGGATTCAAAGGAACTAAAAAAGGAACACCGTTTGCTGCACAGATAGCAGCTGAGCAAGCAGCTGTAACTGCTATGGAAAACGGAATGAAACAAGTTGAGGTAAAAATAAAAGGACCTGGATCAGGAAGAGAAGCTTCTATAAGATCTATTCAAGCTGCTGGTTTAGAAGTAACTAAAATAGTTGATATAACACCAGTACCTCATAATGGCGCAAGACCGCCAAAAAAGAGAAGACCATAA
- the rpsD gene encoding 30S ribosomal protein S4, producing MARDRQPVLKKCRTLGLDPSILGVNKKSKRGLRPNANKKLTDYGIQLREKQKARFVYGIMEKQFYKLYEEATRKEGVTGELLLQYLERRFDNVVYRLGLTTTRRQARQLVSHGHLEINGKRVNIASYRVKQGDVITVREKSRDLAIIKESLNQKSVPGWLTLDENALSAKVLENPTREAVDFDINEAMIIEFYSR from the coding sequence ATGGCAAGAGATAGACAGCCTGTTCTTAAGAAATGTAGAACTCTTGGTCTTGATCCAAGTATTTTAGGCGTAAATAAAAAATCAAAAAGAGGCTTAAGACCAAATGCAAATAAAAAATTAACAGATTACGGAATTCAATTAAGAGAAAAACAAAAAGCTAGATTTGTTTATGGAATAATGGAAAAACAATTTTATAAATTATACGAAGAAGCAACAAGAAAAGAAGGAGTAACGGGTGAGTTATTACTTCAGTATCTTGAAAGAAGATTCGACAATGTAGTATATAGATTAGGACTAACAACTACAAGAAGACAAGCAAGACAGTTAGTAAGTCACGGACACCTTGAAATAAACGGAAAAAGAGTTAACATTGCTTCTTACAGAGTAAAACAGGGAGATGTAATTACTGTAAGAGAAAAATCAAGAGATTTAGCTATAATAAAAGAATCTCTTAACCAAAAAAGCGTACCAGGATGGTTAACACTGGATGAGAATGCTTTATCAGCAAAGGTATTGGAAAACCCTACAAGAGAAGCTGTGGATTTTGACATTAACGAAGCAATGATAATAGAATTCTATTCAAGATAA
- the rpsQ gene encoding 30S ribosomal protein S17 — protein sequence MEIKRNYRKVREGIVVSDKMEKTVVVLEETMKFHKLYKKRLKVSKKHKAHDENNDCKVGDKVRIMETRPLSKDKRWRVVTILERAK from the coding sequence GTGGAAATCAAACGTAACTATAGAAAAGTTAGAGAAGGTATAGTTGTTTCTGATAAAATGGAAAAAACTGTAGTTGTTCTTGAAGAAACAATGAAATTCCATAAATTATACAAAAAAAGACTAAAAGTTTCAAAAAAACATAAAGCACATGATGAAAATAACGATTGTAAAGTCGGAGATAAAGTGAGAATAATGGAAACTAGACCATTAAGCAAAGACAAAAGATGGAGAGTAGTAACTATTTTAGAAAGAGCTAAGTAG
- the secY gene encoding preprotein translocase subunit SecY, translating to MTLVEEVVHKVKSIIEIPELRKRVVFTLIMFLVARVGVHIQVPGIDVSRLSSAMQGNSLAGFINTFSGGGFQNASMFALGIIPYINSSIIFQLLGVVVPKLEEMQKEGGKEKEKVTQWTRYLTIGVAIAQSFGLTILLQQQQLVYEPGPMFTLVTVTLMTGGTAFLMWVAERISLKGIGNGTSMLIFLSIVSRLPAEMYQIGKNLSTSGGMGLVLMLITIVLFVILIAVIVLIQLAERRIPIQYVGKGRTGRSSVGQKTFLPLKINMSGVMPIIFASVLMAVPSVLISLVKDPSLNAKLKNLFSQTGVGYLVLYAVLVVLFAFFYTSIVFDPEKVADNLKQGGATVPGKRPGSETVDYLEGVATRITFGSAVFLAVLGVLPNIFFGYFLKMPVLMSGTSLLILVGVAVDLLQQIDSHLAVKSYKGFISK from the coding sequence TTGACTTTAGTAGAAGAAGTGGTTCATAAAGTAAAATCTATAATTGAAATTCCTGAGCTTAGAAAAAGAGTAGTATTTACACTAATTATGTTTTTGGTTGCCAGAGTAGGAGTTCATATTCAGGTACCGGGAATAGATGTAAGCAGACTTTCCAGCGCAATGCAGGGAAACTCGCTTGCAGGATTTATTAATACTTTTTCGGGCGGGGGATTTCAAAATGCCTCTATGTTCGCCTTAGGGATAATACCTTATATTAACTCGTCAATAATTTTCCAGCTACTCGGGGTAGTTGTGCCAAAATTAGAGGAGATGCAAAAAGAGGGCGGTAAGGAAAAAGAAAAAGTTACACAGTGGACAAGATATCTTACAATAGGTGTAGCAATTGCACAGTCTTTTGGTTTGACTATTCTTTTGCAGCAGCAGCAGCTTGTATACGAACCGGGACCGATGTTTACATTGGTAACTGTAACATTGATGACCGGCGGTACTGCATTCCTGATGTGGGTAGCAGAGAGAATATCATTAAAAGGTATCGGAAACGGAACTTCTATGCTTATATTCCTGAGTATAGTATCAAGATTGCCTGCTGAAATGTATCAGATAGGGAAAAATCTGTCAACAAGCGGGGGAATGGGTCTTGTTTTAATGCTGATAACAATAGTATTGTTTGTGATCTTAATAGCAGTAATAGTACTCATACAGCTTGCTGAAAGAAGAATACCTATTCAGTACGTGGGAAAAGGCAGAACAGGAAGAAGCAGCGTAGGACAGAAAACTTTTCTGCCGTTAAAAATAAATATGTCAGGGGTAATGCCTATAATCTTTGCTTCAGTATTGATGGCAGTGCCGTCTGTATTAATTAGTCTGGTAAAAGATCCAAGTCTGAATGCCAAACTAAAAAATCTGTTTTCTCAGACAGGAGTCGGATATCTTGTGCTTTATGCAGTCCTTGTGGTATTATTTGCATTTTTCTATACATCAATAGTTTTTGATCCAGAAAAAGTAGCAGATAACTTAAAGCAGGGAGGAGCAACAGTGCCTGGAAAAAGACCCGGAAGTGAAACTGTAGATTATCTTGAAGGGGTAGCTACGAGAATTACTTTTGGAAGTGCTGTATTCTTAGCAGTTTTAGGTGTACTGCCAAATATTTTCTTTGGTTATTTCCTGAAAATGCCGGTACTGATGAGTGGAACAAGCTTACTGATCCTGGTAGGGGTAGCAGTAGATTTACTACAACAAATAGATTCACATTTAGCAGTAAAAAGTTACAAAGGGTTTATATCAAAATAA
- the rpmJ gene encoding 50S ribosomal protein L36: MKVKASVKPICDKCKLIKRHGKVRVICENPKHKQVQG, translated from the coding sequence ATGAAAGTAAAAGCATCAGTGAAACCAATATGCGACAAATGTAAATTGATAAAACGTCACGGAAAAGTAAGAGTGATCTGTGAAAATCCGAAACATAAACAGGTTCAAGGATAA
- the rplE gene encoding 50S ribosomal protein L5 has protein sequence MAEKYIPRFYAMYREEIVPALFKELNLKNVMEVPKLDKIIVNIGVGEAAGNAKLLDAAMNDLKIITGQQPVAKKAKKSEAGFKLREGQKIGTMVTLRKEKMYEFLDRLVTVALPRVRDFEGVSKKGFDGRGNYTLGIREQIVFPEIEIDKVDKMFGLGITIVSTAKTDEEGQALLAAFGMPFQK, from the coding sequence GTGGCTGAAAAATATATACCAAGATTCTATGCTATGTATAGAGAAGAGATTGTACCTGCATTATTTAAGGAATTAAACCTGAAAAATGTAATGGAAGTACCGAAATTGGATAAAATAATCGTAAATATCGGAGTTGGTGAAGCAGCTGGAAATGCAAAATTACTAGATGCAGCAATGAACGATCTTAAAATAATTACAGGACAGCAACCTGTTGCCAAAAAAGCAAAGAAATCTGAGGCAGGATTTAAATTAAGAGAAGGTCAGAAGATCGGTACAATGGTAACTCTTAGAAAAGAAAAAATGTATGAATTTTTAGATAGATTAGTAACAGTAGCCCTTCCAAGAGTTAGAGATTTCGAGGGAGTTTCTAAAAAAGGATTTGACGGAAGAGGTAACTATACTTTAGGAATAAGAGAACAGATAGTTTTCCCTGAAATAGAAATCGATAAAGTAGATAAAATGTTTGGATTGGGAATAACTATTGTTTCTACAGCAAAAACAGATGAAGAAGGACAAGCATTACTGGCAGCATTCGGTATGCCATTCCAAAAATAA
- the map gene encoding type I methionyl aminopeptidase, with protein MTIIKTLDEIKKIKKANEIIARFYEDIIPKYIKPGISTLELDKIAEDYIRSQGAIPGTKGYGSGHTNRPYPASLCTSINNKVVHGIPRADELLKEGDIISLDTVTVLDGYVGDAAVTFPVGEIDEESKKLLEVTEHARTIGIEQAVAGNRIGDISAAIQEYVEKNGFSVVRDFAGHGVGKEMHEDPMVPNYGIKGLGPKIEEGMVIAIEPMVNVGTYRVRILNDQWTAVTKDYKRSAHFEHSIAIVDGKPLILSLKS; from the coding sequence ATGACAATTATAAAGACTTTAGATGAAATAAAGAAAATAAAAAAGGCTAATGAAATAATAGCCAGATTTTATGAAGATATAATTCCGAAGTATATAAAACCGGGGATATCTACATTAGAACTGGATAAAATAGCAGAAGACTATATAAGAAGTCAGGGTGCAATTCCCGGAACAAAAGGCTATGGCAGCGGTCATACAAACAGACCTTACCCTGCAAGTTTGTGTACTTCCATTAATAATAAGGTGGTTCATGGTATACCAAGAGCTGACGAGCTGCTGAAAGAGGGAGATATTATAAGTCTGGATACTGTAACAGTGCTTGACGGCTACGTAGGAGACGCAGCAGTGACTTTTCCCGTAGGAGAAATAGATGAAGAATCTAAAAAGCTTCTTGAGGTCACTGAACATGCAAGAACAATCGGGATAGAGCAGGCTGTGGCAGGTAACAGAATAGGGGATATATCAGCAGCGATACAGGAATACGTGGAAAAAAACGGTTTTTCAGTGGTAAGAGATTTTGCCGGACATGGTGTGGGAAAAGAGATGCACGAAGATCCTATGGTGCCTAATTATGGAATAAAAGGTCTGGGGCCAAAAATAGAAGAAGGAATGGTAATTGCTATAGAGCCTATGGTAAATGTAGGGACTTATCGTGTAAGAATACTTAATGACCAATGGACAGCAGTAACAAAAGATTATAAGAGATCTGCGCATTTCGAACACAGTATTGCTATTGTGGACGGAAAACCGCTGATTTTAAGTTTGAAATCATAA
- the rpsE gene encoding 30S ribosomal protein S5, giving the protein MAREPRETKQSEYKESLLRINRVSKTVKGGRRISFSVLAAVGNEKGKVGIGLGKANGVPDAIKKAVANAKKNLVTVSLKGGTLPHDQIGKYNSTSVLLKPASKGTGVIAGSAAREILELVGVHDVLTKIRGSKNKDNVARATIEGLKQLRSVEEVARLRGKSVDEILG; this is encoded by the coding sequence TTGGCTAGAGAACCTAGAGAGACTAAACAAAGTGAATATAAAGAAAGTCTTTTAAGAATAAACAGAGTTTCTAAGACGGTAAAAGGAGGAAGAAGAATATCTTTTTCTGTTTTAGCGGCTGTAGGAAATGAAAAAGGAAAAGTAGGTATAGGACTAGGAAAAGCTAATGGTGTACCTGATGCTATCAAGAAAGCGGTAGCTAATGCGAAAAAAAATCTTGTAACTGTATCTTTAAAAGGTGGAACACTTCCACATGATCAAATAGGTAAATATAATTCAACAAGTGTATTATTAAAACCTGCATCGAAAGGAACAGGAGTTATCGCCGGATCAGCAGCAAGAGAAATTCTGGAGCTTGTTGGTGTACATGATGTACTTACTAAAATAAGAGGATCAAAAAATAAAGATAATGTGGCAAGAGCTACAATCGAAGGATTAAAGCAGTTAAGAAGCGTAGAAGAAGTAGCAAGATTAAGAGGAAAATCAGTAGATGAGATTTTAGGATAA
- a CDS encoding adenylate kinase, whose product MNIILFGAPGAGKGTQAKLLVEKYGIPQISTGDMFRAAIANGTELGKKAKTYMDDGQLVPDDVTIGIVEERLAKEDCGKGFILDGFPRTLHQAEELQKILDKLGKTIDKVVVLDVDDNEILERITGRRMSRKTGKIYHVKYNPPVDENEEDIYQREDDNETAVKTRLKAYKEQTSPLFDYYKNLGKTVIINGKQEVAKITEDILRVLDSL is encoded by the coding sequence ATGAATATTATTTTATTTGGAGCGCCGGGGGCAGGAAAAGGAACACAGGCAAAGTTACTTGTTGAAAAATACGGAATACCGCAGATATCAACTGGAGATATGTTTAGAGCGGCTATAGCCAATGGTACGGAGCTAGGAAAAAAAGCGAAGACATATATGGATGACGGACAGCTTGTTCCTGATGATGTAACAATTGGAATAGTAGAAGAAAGACTTGCAAAGGAAGATTGCGGAAAAGGATTTATACTTGACGGGTTTCCGAGAACTCTGCATCAGGCTGAAGAATTGCAGAAAATATTGGATAAGCTGGGAAAAACAATAGATAAGGTAGTAGTTCTTGATGTAGATGACAATGAGATACTTGAAAGAATTACCGGGAGAAGAATGTCAAGAAAGACCGGAAAAATATATCATGTAAAATATAATCCTCCTGTGGATGAAAATGAAGAAGATATCTACCAAAGGGAAGATGACAACGAAACAGCAGTGAAAACAAGGCTGAAAGCATACAAAGAGCAAACGTCCCCTTTATTTGACTACTATAAAAACCTTGGGAAAACAGTAATAATCAACGGAAAACAGGAAGTAGCCAAAATTACAGAGGACATTCTAAGAGTATTAGACTCATTATAA
- a CDS encoding DNA-directed RNA polymerase subunit alpha, with protein MLKIEKIAKSIKLKEDKTDDFHAIYTLEPLYRGYGATIGNALRRVLLSSIPGSAIKGVKIDGVLNEFSTIEGVKEAVTDIILNIKEIVVESDEPGEKKMSLSVKGPREITARDIILEPGLKIINPDQVIATITTKREINMEFLVDSGEGFVVSEEIETENWPIGYIAVDAIYTPIKKISYSVEDTMVGRATDYDKLTLDITTDGSIEIRDALSYAVELISFHLNPFTNIGNSMEKFRSEDEVESSIEVISENNMDDMKIEELDFTVRSYNCLKKAGVNTIGDLGKMTYAELLKIKNLGRKSLNEIIDKMKELGFDLNDNSI; from the coding sequence TTGTTAAAAATTGAAAAAATAGCAAAAAGTATAAAATTGAAAGAAGATAAAACTGATGATTTTCATGCTATTTATACATTAGAACCTTTATATAGAGGCTATGGAGCTACTATTGGAAATGCATTAAGAAGAGTTCTATTATCTTCAATTCCTGGGAGTGCAATAAAAGGAGTAAAAATAGACGGTGTTCTTAATGAGTTTTCTACTATAGAAGGTGTAAAAGAAGCTGTTACAGATATTATCCTGAATATAAAAGAAATAGTAGTAGAATCAGATGAACCCGGAGAGAAAAAAATGTCTTTATCTGTAAAAGGACCAAGAGAAATTACAGCTAGAGATATAATACTTGAACCTGGTTTAAAGATAATCAACCCTGATCAGGTGATAGCTACTATTACGACTAAAAGAGAAATAAATATGGAATTTTTGGTTGATTCAGGAGAAGGATTTGTTGTATCTGAAGAAATCGAAACTGAAAACTGGCCTATAGGATATATCGCAGTAGATGCAATATATACTCCTATAAAGAAGATCAGCTACTCAGTGGAAGATACAATGGTTGGAAGAGCAACAGATTATGATAAATTAACTCTTGATATTACAACAGACGGAAGTATAGAAATAAGAGATGCTTTATCATATGCAGTAGAGCTGATAAGCTTTCATCTGAATCCGTTTACTAACATAGGAAACAGCATGGAAAAATTCAGATCAGAAGATGAAGTAGAATCAAGTATTGAAGTAATAAGTGAAAATAATATGGATGACATGAAGATAGAAGAGCTTGATTTCACTGTCAGATCATATAACTGTCTGAAAAAGGCAGGGGTAAATACAATAGGTGATTTAGGAAAAATGACTTATGCAGAGCTTCTAAAGATCAAGAATCTTGGAAGAAAGTCATTAAATGAAATAATAGATAAAATGAAAGAATTAGGCTTTGACCTAAACGATAACTCTATCTAA
- the rpsH gene encoding 30S ribosomal protein S8 encodes MNLTDPIADMLTRIRNANSAKHENVKIPYSNMKLGIANILKNEGYIKDFEIKEDGSKKDVVVSLKYVDGENVIKGLKRISKPGRRVYSGVEDLPKVLGGLGIAIVSTPKGVITDKECRKHSVGGEVLCYVW; translated from the coding sequence ATGAACTTAACAGATCCTATTGCAGATATGCTTACAAGAATTAGAAATGCTAATAGTGCTAAGCATGAAAATGTTAAAATTCCTTATTCAAATATGAAACTTGGAATAGCTAACATATTGAAAAATGAAGGATATATAAAAGATTTTGAAATAAAAGAAGATGGTTCTAAAAAAGATGTAGTCGTTTCACTGAAATATGTTGACGGTGAAAATGTAATAAAAGGACTAAAAAGAATATCAAAACCTGGAAGAAGAGTTTATTCAGGTGTGGAAGATTTACCTAAGGTATTAGGTGGATTGGGAATTGCAATTGTCTCAACACCAAAAGGTGTTATTACAGACAAGGAATGCAGAAAGCATAGCGTAGGCGGAGAAGTTCTTTGCTACGTGTGGTAA
- the rpmC gene encoding 50S ribosomal protein L29: protein MLSKEIRDLSIDELISQEKDLKEELFNLKFQHSLGQLENTAKIRDMKRTIARIKTILTEKKNG from the coding sequence ATGTTATCTAAAGAAATTAGAGATTTGTCTATCGATGAATTAATATCACAGGAAAAAGATTTAAAAGAGGAATTGTTTAATTTGAAATTTCAGCACTCTTTGGGACAATTAGAAAATACAGCTAAAATCAGAGATATGAAGAGAACAATAGCAAGAATAAAAACAATACTTACTGAAAAGAAAAATGGATAA
- the rplF gene encoding 50S ribosomal protein L6 produces the protein MSRVGRKVITIPSGVELKQEGNKITVKGPKGQLEREFSPEITVKVENGEINVTRPNDLPDIRALHGTTRAVLNNMIVGVNQGFEKKLELVGVGYRVQAAGKGLTLSLGFSHPVEIEPVEGITFKVEGNTKISVEGINKELVGQIAANIRAKRPPEPYKGKGVKYADEQIRRKEGKKG, from the coding sequence ATGTCAAGAGTAGGTAGAAAAGTTATAACTATACCTAGCGGAGTTGAATTGAAGCAGGAAGGTAATAAGATAACCGTAAAAGGACCTAAAGGACAGTTAGAAAGAGAATTCAGCCCGGAGATAACTGTAAAAGTAGAGAATGGTGAAATAAATGTAACAAGACCAAATGATCTGCCAGATATCAGAGCACTACACGGAACAACAAGAGCAGTTTTGAATAATATGATTGTTGGTGTAAACCAAGGATTTGAGAAAAAATTAGAGCTTGTGGGAGTAGGATACAGAGTACAGGCAGCAGGAAAAGGGTTAACATTATCATTAGGATTTTCTCATCCGGTAGAAATAGAACCTGTAGAAGGAATCACTTTTAAAGTAGAAGGAAATACAAAAATATCAGTAGAAGGTATAAATAAAGAATTAGTAGGGCAGATTGCCGCTAATATCAGAGCAAAAAGACCGCCTGAACCATACAAAGGAAAAGGTGTAAAATATGCTGATGAGCAAATAAGAAGAAAAGAAGGTAAGAAAGGATAG
- the rpsN gene encoding 30S ribosomal protein S14 codes for MAKVAMMEKNLKIAKTVEKYAAKRAELKERIRKGDREAIKELAKLPRNASPTRLRNRCMVNGRPRGYMREFGVSRVVFRKLAGEGLIPGIKKSSW; via the coding sequence ATGGCTAAAGTAGCAATGATGGAAAAAAACCTTAAAATAGCAAAAACTGTAGAAAAATATGCAGCAAAAAGAGCCGAGCTGAAAGAAAGAATCAGAAAAGGCGACAGAGAAGCAATAAAAGAGCTTGCTAAATTACCTAGAAATGCATCACCGACTAGACTTAGAAACAGATGTATGGTAAATGGAAGACCAAGAGGATACATGAGAGAATTTGGTGTTTCAAGAGTTGTATTCAGAAAATTAGCAGGAGAAGGATTAATTCCTGGGATAAAAAAATCAAGCTGGTAA